The proteins below come from a single uncultured Dethiosulfovibrio sp. genomic window:
- a CDS encoding cyclodeaminase/cyclohydrolase family protein, with amino-acid sequence MSLYSVLDDVMDSNNFTVGGGSASAIAGSMAAGLISMVSRLSIGKDYGLDDQRYEEISKELDQLCKDLASGSEEDTQAFLGMKDAFSLPKERDDQKALRRKAIEDAAVVAATVPMENANRAKRVLEIYREMDGKSNPNASSDFTAGMLLAKSAILGCALNIDANLSLIKDEGKLTFLKEASDRLKSVVE; translated from the coding sequence ATGTCGCTGTATTCCGTTTTAGACGATGTGATGGATTCCAACAACTTTACCGTAGGTGGTGGCTCCGCTTCGGCCATAGCCGGTTCCATGGCCGCCGGCCTGATCAGCATGGTGTCCAGGCTTTCAATCGGAAAGGATTATGGTCTCGATGATCAGCGTTATGAGGAAATATCGAAAGAACTCGACCAGCTCTGTAAGGATCTGGCCTCCGGCTCGGAGGAGGATACTCAGGCTTTTTTAGGTATGAAAGACGCCTTTTCCTTGCCTAAAGAAAGGGACGATCAAAAGGCCCTCAGACGAAAAGCCATAGAGGACGCTGCAGTGGTGGCCGCGACGGTTCCCATGGAGAACGCCAACAGGGCTAAGAGGGTTCTGGAGATATATAGGGAGATGGACGGAAAATCCAACCCCAACGCCTCGTCCGATTTCACCGCAGGAATGCTTCTGGCGAAGAGCGCTATCTTAGGCTGTGCATTAAACATAGATGCGAATCTATCCCTGATAAAGGACGAGGGCAAGCTCACTTTCCTGAAAGAAGCATCGGATAGGCTAAAAAGTGTAGTCGAATAA
- the hutI gene encoding imidazolonepropionase, whose amino-acid sequence MKKNADLFVLNAKQLIRYSNSKGDSLEVLENGALAIKDGRILAIGDTEEIRGAFALDEGVVVDASGKVVVPGFVDCHTHLVFAGSRVDEYSGRIQGWSSEEFKKRGIKTGIMATVDLTRDATKEGLFDQSSDRLKNMILAGTTTVESKSGYGLSLESELAMLEVNRMLREAFPVRVVSTFLGAHGWPEDIPKKSYMELLKKEMIPAVSERELANFCDIWCDDGHYTAEECREILEAGLRHGLRPKIHTGAYSYIGGADLAAEMSMVSADHLNYTPRAALKKLAQADVVGVLLPGIDFAVDHPNPFDPGPMVEEGLSLALATNCCPGCWCESMQFIMSLACRRHRLSPGMALKAATLGGAMALGLDDEIGSIEVGKVADLQIWGVSRFEDVVYRLGGNVVDKVIKDGRVIVDRGILL is encoded by the coding sequence GTGAAAAAAAACGCAGATCTTTTTGTCCTAAACGCTAAGCAGCTTATACGTTACTCCAACAGCAAAGGCGATTCGTTGGAGGTCCTTGAGAACGGGGCCTTGGCTATAAAGGACGGACGTATTCTGGCCATAGGTGATACCGAGGAAATAAGAGGGGCTTTTGCTCTGGACGAAGGTGTCGTCGTAGACGCTTCGGGAAAGGTGGTGGTTCCTGGTTTTGTGGACTGTCACACCCATCTGGTCTTCGCTGGCTCCAGAGTGGACGAATATTCGGGGCGGATCCAGGGCTGGAGCTCCGAGGAGTTCAAAAAACGGGGAATAAAGACCGGCATTATGGCCACCGTCGATTTGACCAGAGATGCCACAAAAGAGGGCCTGTTTGACCAGTCATCGGATAGGTTAAAAAACATGATCTTAGCCGGAACCACCACGGTTGAGAGCAAAAGCGGCTACGGTCTGTCCTTAGAGTCCGAACTGGCAATGCTTGAGGTAAACCGCATGCTCCGAGAGGCTTTTCCAGTCCGGGTCGTCTCCACCTTCTTAGGGGCTCACGGCTGGCCGGAGGATATCCCAAAAAAATCCTACATGGAGCTTCTCAAAAAAGAGATGATACCCGCCGTTTCGGAGAGAGAACTTGCGAACTTTTGCGATATCTGGTGCGACGACGGACATTACACCGCCGAGGAATGTCGGGAAATACTGGAAGCAGGTCTTCGTCACGGCCTTAGGCCCAAGATCCATACAGGGGCCTATTCCTATATAGGCGGTGCCGATCTAGCCGCCGAGATGTCCATGGTTTCCGCGGACCATCTTAACTACACCCCTAGAGCGGCCCTCAAAAAATTGGCGCAGGCCGACGTGGTAGGGGTTCTCCTGCCCGGCATAGACTTCGCCGTCGATCATCCTAATCCTTTTGATCCCGGTCCTATGGTGGAGGAGGGCCTTTCACTTGCTTTGGCCACAAACTGTTGCCCCGGCTGTTGGTGTGAATCAATGCAGTTCATAATGTCCTTGGCCTGTCGAAGGCATCGGCTGTCCCCGGGAATGGCCCTGAAGGCCGCGACCTTAGGAGGGGCCATGGCTCTGGGCCTAGACGACGAGATCGGATCTATTGAGGTCGGAAAGGTCGCCGATTTGCAAATTTGGGGAGTTTCCAGGTTCGAGGATGTCGTATATCGACTGGGTGGAAACGTGGTGGATAAGGTTATCAAAGACGGCAGGGTTATAGTCGATAGAGGGATTTTACTGTAG
- a CDS encoding urocanate hydratase — protein sequence MAGTAEILYDVKAQRGDTLRCKGWRQETILRMLENNMENAEHPEKLIIYGGNGKCARNWESYHAIVKSLKELEDDETLVVQSGMPVAIFKTHKYAPVVVMATTNIMKADWPTFYDLEAKNLTIYAQYTAAPWEYIGTQGVIEGTFETLAAVGIKHYDGSLKNKIYLTAGAGGMGGNQTWAMKMHGGVAIVVDADEKILRRRMDKDYMDVIVYSMDEAIELAKKSVKEGKPLGIGVVGNAADCFEEAYEKGFMPDVMSEMCPCHDPVSYIPSGYSAEEARELRNSDMDSYMEKARDTMVRQLKVMLKYLDKGVPVFEYGTSIRKECVDAGMNKDDAMRLPAFVADYIRPLFCEGRGPFRWTCISGDPADLDRTDKLALELFGDDPIVGRWIRLAHEHLPIEALPARICYMGFGQRKKFALAVNDLIKKGEIKGPVAFSRDNLDSGSIVNPTFESERMKDGGDLISDWPMLNGLLNACGMCDLIAIQANYSMGEAVHTGVTQIADGTDDADIRLEVAMTVDSGIGVIRHAQAGYDIAKDVANGVGKLTKESIKVPLWWEPADKVTFGPDGSDKL from the coding sequence ATGGCTGGTACAGCAGAGATACTTTACGACGTAAAGGCACAGCGTGGAGATACCCTTCGTTGCAAGGGGTGGCGTCAGGAGACCATCCTTAGGATGCTCGAGAATAACATGGAGAACGCCGAGCATCCCGAGAAGCTCATAATCTACGGAGGAAACGGCAAATGTGCCCGAAACTGGGAGTCCTACCACGCCATAGTTAAATCCCTTAAGGAGCTTGAGGACGACGAGACTCTTGTGGTCCAGTCCGGTATGCCTGTGGCAATATTCAAGACCCACAAATACGCTCCTGTCGTCGTAATGGCCACCACCAACATCATGAAGGCCGACTGGCCGACTTTCTATGATCTAGAGGCCAAGAATCTGACGATCTACGCCCAGTATACCGCAGCTCCATGGGAGTATATAGGCACTCAGGGAGTTATCGAGGGTACCTTTGAGACCCTTGCCGCTGTAGGCATAAAGCACTACGACGGCAGCCTCAAGAACAAGATATATCTCACCGCAGGAGCGGGCGGAATGGGCGGAAACCAGACCTGGGCCATGAAGATGCACGGTGGTGTGGCAATAGTCGTTGACGCCGACGAAAAGATTCTTCGTCGGAGGATGGATAAGGACTATATGGACGTCATCGTCTACTCCATGGACGAGGCTATCGAGCTAGCCAAAAAGTCGGTGAAAGAGGGCAAGCCGCTCGGCATAGGCGTAGTCGGAAACGCCGCTGACTGTTTCGAGGAGGCCTACGAGAAGGGATTCATGCCCGACGTCATGAGCGAGATGTGCCCCTGTCACGACCCTGTGTCCTATATCCCCTCGGGCTACAGCGCCGAAGAGGCCAGAGAGCTGAGAAACAGCGACATGGACTCCTACATGGAGAAGGCAAGGGACACCATGGTGCGCCAGCTCAAGGTCATGCTCAAGTATCTCGACAAGGGAGTTCCCGTCTTCGAGTACGGCACCAGCATTCGCAAGGAGTGCGTCGATGCAGGGATGAATAAAGACGATGCTATGAGACTTCCCGCCTTCGTCGCCGACTATATTCGCCCCCTGTTCTGCGAAGGCCGTGGCCCTTTCCGCTGGACCTGTATATCCGGAGATCCCGCAGACCTGGACAGGACCGACAAACTGGCACTGGAGCTCTTCGGAGACGATCCTATCGTTGGACGGTGGATTCGCCTCGCCCACGAGCATCTTCCGATAGAGGCCCTTCCCGCCCGTATCTGCTATATGGGCTTTGGACAGAGAAAGAAGTTTGCCCTTGCCGTAAACGATCTGATCAAAAAAGGCGAGATAAAGGGTCCTGTGGCTTTCTCCAGGGATAACCTGGACTCCGGTTCCATAGTGAACCCCACCTTCGAGTCCGAGAGGATGAAGGACGGTGGAGACCTGATCTCCGACTGGCCGATGTTGAACGGACTGCTCAACGCCTGCGGCATGTGCGATCTTATAGCCATACAGGCCAACTACTCCATGGGCGAGGCGGTTCATACCGGAGTAACCCAGATCGCCGACGGAACCGATGATGCCGACATAAGGCTTGAGGTCGCCATGACCGTCGACTCGGGTATAGGCGTCATCCGTCATGCTCAGGCTGGATACGATATCGCCAAAGACGTCGCCAACGGTGTTGGAAAACTCACGAAGGAGAGCATAAAGGTTCCCCTCTGGTGGGAGCCAGCTGACAAGGTCACCTTCGGCCCTGACGGCAGCGATAAACTTTAG